Genomic DNA from Dermacentor variabilis isolate Ectoservices chromosome 6, ASM5094787v1, whole genome shotgun sequence:
GGGGCTTGCTTAGAAGCTCAGCACTTTTAAGACCAAACATGCAAGAGCCCCTGCAACAATGCTCAGTcaaatgcccccctcccccccccccctattgccAATGCCTAGATTGCTGCACAATGCTCAAGTAATCTTTCATTTGTGTGATACCTTTCCTGTGCAATGCAACATTTTCAGTTGAATAGTGGTATCCACTATACACGGGCAGTGCTGCATAGAGCAAATGCAAGCTTTTCGTACCAAACCTACTACACATCCCAGAAGCTAGGTGCAGGACCAAAAATGCAACACCGTTGTCACACATACCGGCCATTTGTTTAACTGGACACAATCCTTAAACTACAAACGCAGTATGCCTTAGAATGACGGACATACACTTAACCCACTTCAATGTAACAGTTTGATGCTGCTGCGGCTGAATGCACAACATTGTTAAGCTCAGAGACTAGCCGTACGTCTGCAACGAAACTTAGCACAGAAAAAGACGTGCTCGGCGCATTTTTGCATAAATTAAGCAACGTAGTTTATAGTGGGACAAATGCTGGGCTTTTCCTGTTCTTTTTCCCATAAGTAAACAGTGCAAGCAAGctcgcgcgaaaaaaaaaaaatatgtaacagTGCAGTTGCCAAGCCCTTCCGACACAAAGCTGACAGACGTTGGATGGCACATCGCTCATGCAAGATGTCAAGAACTCCGCACACCCCGTTAACACGCGCTTCAGGTGCTGATTCGTCGTCAGAAAATGTCGGTTGCtaagcgcccaactgcaggccgTCGGCATGTTTCGAAGTGCTATCGCGACACGCACGAATCCCCGACTCGGAACGGAAATCCCAATCAAAACACTCATTCGCGCGCCGCTCCGTTCACCGCCGCGGTCCCCACGCAGACGTGCGCCCGACCGCCCACATTATGCGGTCTTGAGTACACAGTCCCTATATTTAGCAGGCTGACGCACTGCAATCTTCACACTCGCATGTGCACACAGTACAAGTGTACGGTACCCAGTTCTAGGCACCGTAATAGGAGGTTTAGTGGCAATCGAAGGAACAGAATGGCAGATGCGCCATGGTTTCACTTACTTGTCTGCCCCTTGCTTACAAAGACACAGTGCGAGAGCGACAATCAAAACCACTGACGTAGGGATGGCGACAAGAGCCCATGCCACGGGAACGAGCTCGACCGAAAGCATCTTTCACACCAGTCCTTCAAAACCTGCGCAAGTTGAACGAAGTAAAAGAAAGTATAAGAGAACTGCTTTCCGAAAGAAAATGAAATCGTTCAACGCAAGGTTTCAGAAGGAGCGATGCCCCGTCGAGTCACAAATTTGGTCGCATAATTGATCCGGTGCACTTTGCGGGCTTGGGAGTGAAAACAAAACGCCTTTGAGTAATATGAACACGCTAACGCTGTGTACTGTGTAGCTTGGTTGAAACACTCACCCATAGCGACGGAATGTTACAGTTCGGAAGTGGTTAACATTGGTGACCAGCGGCGTTTGCCAAATCTCAACAACAGCGAAAATGTGGGGCAAAGGGGACGACGGCAGCTACGGGAGCGACGCCAGGTGACGATGCTGCGCAAACTCAGAATCACGGATAAATGCAAGCAGTACTGCCCGCACTGCTTGCAGTGCTTCGCACGTTTAGTAAGGTGAGGTAAAGTCATAAGAACTGCTATTTACACGACAGTGTAAGCAACGTGTTCACACTACATattttattacttgaataaaacGTATTTTCAAAACTTTTTCACGATTTGCTTCAGCATACCTTGCGTATCATTAATCTACACATAACCTACAAATGTACCTTTAAATTCAGCGACCAAAATTTAATTAACACTTATAaatttctatttcttttattaTGACGAATTTACCTGCCCAAATATTTCACTTGGCGCAGAGGGCTTGCCACAGCTGCGTGCGCTGGGCTATACTGGGTGCGGGATCGTGAATAGAACAGTCGGTGATCGGTCAACTGCCGATGTGGCAGCGTATGCTTGGAGCGCCAGCCGGCGCTACAAATATTGACAGGAGATAACCACTGCCACTTTTCGCGCGTTACATCTGTCAGCGCTGCATCATGGAGCGATTGTACCACGCTTCAAACAGCATCGTGGAAGACATCCACCAGTGCTTCAAGAGATATGAAGTCGCCGTCGGCGAGGAAGCGCAGCGCATCGAGGGTATCATTCAGGAAAAAATCAACGAGCTCTCCTCGAACTGCGAGCGGCTGGGCATCTTGGCGAACAAGGAACCAATGACACGTCGACAGCATGCCAAGATGAGAGTGGACGAACTCCGGTACGAGCAGAAGCACCTTCAAGCGGCTCTGGGAAACCTGCAGCGCCGTCGGTTCGAGCGCGAAGAGGCCCTTCAGAGTCGAGAGGAGCTGCTTTCTAAGAAGTTTTCCACAAACGACGCTCGTGACACGGCGATAAACATCGACGAGTCGTTACAGTTTCATTCCAGGGCGCAATCTGCGAACCGAAACGTGGACGATTTGATTGGTAGCGGCACCAGCATACTTTCCAACCTAAGGGAGCAAAGGACAACGCTTAAGGGTGCTCACCGCAAGATTCTCGACGTGGCCAACACGCTCGGCATGTCCAACACGGTGATGAGGATGATCGAGAGGCGAACTTACCAGGACAAGTTCATTCTTTTCGGGGGAATGTTTGTGACCTGTGTCGTGATGTTTCTCGTGGTGAAGTACCTTACGTGAGAGCTCCACGTGATCTAGGTGCTACTAAAGTTTACCACATTATTACTATGTATAAATAATGACTCTTCGTTTCGTATTAAAATTTTATTGCAAAATGGCTGTGTCAAAGTACTCTGCAACTCCTAAACTGAATGACTGCATGTGCATAGGCATCACTGGTTGAGCTTCTTCTTGAGGTTCTCGGTGACTGCTTCAAGGAAATCCATTGTGTTGAGGTAGTCGCCTTCTTTGACACTGAAAGAAAGTCAAGCAAGGACAAATTATTTGCACGGAAGCATAGTTATACAATTGTGCAAGTCTATGCAACAATAACATGTCGCCGTTTTCAGTGCTTAAATATGCATTGCCACTGCATGCAAAGTGCTAAGCACAAAGCAAAAGCTTGTGACCTTGTAAATAAAATAGCAATGTTAGGTCCAGTGCTATTCTTACTTTTTTATTCCATGGATGCATCCTGCAAGATCTTTGGTCATCTTGCCAGACTCTACTGTTTCGACGCAAGCCTTTTCCAATGCATCACAGAACCTGAAATTTAAGAAGAAAATGGTGACACATCTGATGCTGACCAAGGAGCCGCATGAGTTTAATGCTTGCTGAAACTGCCAGTGTAGGAATGACaattctctcttccttttttcaaGCCGAATCCTTTTGACCTTGGCGGCCCCACCCATATTGCAAGTGTCAGTAAGCTGGTGTACTAGAAGCAAAATCTATTGAAGTAATCTGTGTACAAGGCTGGGTACCTACACATTCTAAATATGCTGCATAGTTCACATTTAAGTACCCCTCGCAAGGCACTATCAAATATTTTGGTTAGGCACTGAAAGCTGTAAGACAATCAAAAGTACTACAAACATTCTTCAAATTGGGTTATTATTATGGGAGATTggagaaattgaaatgttgcTTCATTATGTTGCTAGGAGGCAAGCTTTGCTGCCAATATACACACACTCCCTTTGCCTTGGCTGCTGTCTGCAAGTGACATTCCTTTCCTGCTTTCTCCCAATAGGAGCAGAGGCACTACATCGAGATTACATCACAAGCTCCTCTTTTTCTTCCCTCTCCACCCTCTTTTTTGCTGTGCAGCATGCTTGCAGTGGCGGTGTATTGAGTGTTCTGCATTAATACCAAAGTCACATGCCATAATCTGTGATCTTGCAGGCAGTGCTTCTTGGGTAGAGGCATTTATTCGTATGACCCTTTATTCTCCAGCAGAAAGCGGGGCTCTCAAATGAAAGGCCGTGAGCACTAGATTCACACCATGCAGTGGTTCGATACTTTGCAGACATGGTTGTCAGCGCGTGATGTAAGTGCAGGGCTTGTCTGTTTGCAATGCCCAGGGGTGGGACTTCTGCACCAATTGCGCAATTTTGATACAAATGCAAATTGCgccaaacacagaaaatttaCCAAAGTTGTGCCATGCTCGCCAGAACGGCTATGGCATGTGTGCTCTGCCAGTGGCAGTAAACAGAGCGAATTTGTTCTCTGAAAAAGAGTTCAGCCGTTCAAATTGCGCACACCATGCGAAGACACCTACCGCACAGTTTCTCGTAATTTTTGCGCTTATAACACAGGAGTTTCCGCGCTTCCGGCAAGTGGCCGACTAAGGTGCGGCCACTCTCGGGTGTTGTCGCTGCTGTCAGAATGACTAGGGCGGCTGTATtcagagtgtactagaatacggttgagtgggcCGAGTGGCAGGGTGATCCCTATCCGAGGCACAACAAAATGAAACGTAGGCTGAGGGCACTGCATGTAAGCTAAATAGGGGGAAGCGTGCGCTGCAGCAGATTCAGCAGGCAGGCATCTCTGTCCTCACCTAAGACTAAAGTAAGactatttcaatctgtttttatgcttATGTAGGCGAGGTCTGAGCCATTTTTACCTATCACAAAAGACTAAtggcggatttggaataaaaagtcagtttcgcctgaaaggcaaaccgtcgattgcgatagcaaattagtagacaggtatacgaagtaaggatagtaattttattggccgtataaacttgtagacattcacttactaatcaaattaacaagtatggtgtggcgtgcgcacaggcaaacatgaacacatcgagCGCCTCCTCTAGCTTTCTGTGCCTGGGAAAAGGAGAGGAGAACAAAGGGAACCGACCGTTGGCCCAAGCACGGCTTTTCGCTGCCGGAGTAGGACTACCGTTGCGCCGTCGCTCATGGAAACACAGGTCATGGCTGTACTCACAGCTGTTAAATGGCTGCGTTTTAGAATGTAATTGCAGTGTTTCAAGTAATATCACAACTATTGTAAACAGGAACCCTGAAGCATTTGTCGCTCTGTGCAACCAGCCCATTTTAGGGGCATGTGTTGTTTGCACCTATTGCTGTTTGATGTGCtcgcacgccgtatgctgcacCAATACGAGAGTGCATGCCAGTTGAAATTCAATGCGTGGAAAATTCTTCTGTCACTGTTAGGTTCACTTGTCTGAGAGCCGATTTTTGAAAGCAGCGTTTGCCAGCAGCTAATGCTGAAAGCTTGGGCATTGAAAAATCTCTGCTGCGTGCTACCCTCTACTCATGTAGCAGACTATATGCAAGGTGGGAGTGGATGCACTAAATAGCACGTAATGTCGTTGGACTGCTTCCAAAGCGATACGTGATCCCgcgttgagtgagtgagtgagtgagtgagtgagtgagcgagcgagtgagtgagcgagcgagcgagcgagcgagtgagtgagtgagctgCCATCGTCAGCTCACTCTCGCATGGCTTCACTTGCACATTCAGCATACGGAATGCagcgacaatgttatcgcccctggactttatacagaacatcacggcgacgatgACAGCAGAAATGTGCCCAGAGTGTCTATATAATCGCTATCGAAATAAAGACAGATTGCAGAAGTCTTAGGCTATACTATCTCAGTGTTGAGTACGGCTCTCTGGGTCTGCAGTGACATATGGCGACCCAGAAATTATGTTATCACATTGATTGGACCGCATAATTTGCGAATATTTTCCGCTATCAACACGAGCATTCACACAGGGAATACGTTCGATTGTAGTGCCACCGATGTCTTCGGCTTTACAGGAAAGCATGCACCGTGCCAACACTCGACCCTTTCCTATATTCTAGTACGCTATAGCTACAAAGCGCGTTTCTACTACACACTTCGTGTTGATTTATTCTGTGTTTAGCTGCAGTTTCGAAGTATGCTGCCATATTCCATTATTCCACCAAACTTTAGAATGGCCTGCTTCAAACTGATCTAAAATGCAATTCTGTCTACTCTAAACTGCTGCAAAACTCAATTTTACTTGCTCCAgaaattgctccaaaatgactTTGGGCAGTCCCACCCCTGAATGCCCAAACCTGGCAAGGGGCCCTCTAATACTCTGCGCTTCGCTCTGCAAAATTGGTGATGAATGTTGTGCGAAACTTGGTAGATGGATAGAagatcaggctgctgtgctggacGGCCCCAGTTTAATTCCAATATTGAACAGGTAATTTTAGACGACAAGGTTTTTTTCTGCCGATTTCACAAGGGTTTGGCATATCTGGGAGCTGGCTATCCCATACCCACCTCATTCTCACGGAAGTCTTTTATAGAGCCAAGAATGCCAAAAGCATATTCACCCTAAACGTCtacagcagccccaagcacagagcacaaaaatttagACAAATACTCCAGCTCGCCTGCAACCGTGCCAGCGACAACCCCATGATCGTGGCCAGGGACTTCGACGCCCACAACATGCCAcacaacatcatattgcgaaaattgccttagcacactagacgtacatctcTTGCTCTGGCcatgtggtcggacccacgcaaacaagaatcaagactccgccaggctacaagaagaaTTATGCAGAaaggacctggcggagcagctcttgGCCGTCCAGTGAGCCCACGATATGGCCAGGGAGTTAAAACTCCCGGTCctaacgtgggagtagcccgcgcTATGGCGCCTTGCGCCCcatagctcgcaggacctttcagtaaagttattccatccagaaaaaaaaaaaaagaaaagaaaggtcgCTTAGGTGACCTGTACTCCTATGAACACGAAGATAGGGTTCAATGATGCCCTTCTATGCTGAGAACACATAGCAATAGTCAGCAACTAAGGATGTAATCAAAAAGGAGTATAATTGGCTGTAAACACTCGTAGAGTGTGCAACATTTTGCTACTAGCGTTATCTGGTGAGTATGTGTTAACAGGCATAGGCACACAGGGTATTCTGTGTGTTCTTGCGCACCTCGCGTTTATGCTGCACACATAGAGCTTACGTCATTTTAAAGACAAGGGCTCCTTTCCTGACGTCACACAGGTTTGGAATATCTGGGATCTGGCTATCTTTTAACcacttgcagaaaaaaagaagactcaATCTAGTGTTGATTCTAAAGAAGACAATGTCAGCATAATTGCACATGAAATACAATACGATTAAGATCCTAAATTTATGAATAGGGAAGATGAAAGAGACTGAATAGAGAAATGCAAACTATATTTAATCATATAATTATTTTGAACGACCATGTACAGTCttgtccactcttagggtgaacacggctcaccgtggccgcgctccgcgggccgccagtgcgtccggcgcagCAGCGCATcaaagcgaagcggcgcaggcgcacacggacccaggggaggtgcttcacgtcgtctgctacagcgctggagcgcgccgcctctggctttgctgtaaagtgcaCTTCGCTAAACTCAGGTGACTGAGTGCCCTAGGCGGcattgcgggaaggcgcacttcacgaactggagcattttccagctggttctgTCTACAGCTTGttaacagcctgcttaatcaatatacataaacagaaacaagcttctcaccacataaatcacttagcatgttttttataagtgatgagggtaaaaatagtcATTTTTTCGTGCTCTTTAGTAGGCTGGGGCCTTTATGTTTTACTCTCACATCACTTGGTGTAGTGCATACCGAGAAACCTATTAGGTGCGCTCTTGGTTGGAGTCATGTCATGAGCCTAGCGCGCTgtttcgcgcatgtcttgatgctagaacgaATGTGCTTAATTGACTTAAGAAAACGACCGAAACCCGCTATAAATTTCGCAGAATGTTAGAGAGAGATTGTTAAATCAcgcatcatcatgtttgccatggattttaccattaaggaggacaatactattacttcgacagcaactaagaagtgatATCCGCTGCTTCGCACTCTCTTATTGATGTgttaatgtcgctggtaggaGAGCATGGAGCGCTTTATGCGATGTAGGAAAGTGCTCTCCCCGGCATAGCAACTGATTAGGCGGCAATTTTACTCcccccttttcatctttctacatcctataaaaaaactaaattcatTTTTGCTGACACAGTTTGGGTAAAATCACTGAAGCGGTGCCGGTCCTCTGACGGCTACCTGATGCGAGAAGTCGCGTTCTCATTTAGAGGAATCATCGGTCaattatttgattacattgattaCGTGAAATAAAACATGTGGTGCCAAAGTTTTTTTGGTAGGTTGTTTTTTTCTCCTTCGAGTCAATGCACGCCGCATGCGAATTCTGTTTCCGTCCGTTTTGAATAGGTAATTGGAGGGGAAAATCTGTAATCTACATGTGTTTTCTAGCCTAAATGACGTCTTGCCGGATAATTAAGTCGTTATTCacttctatttcatttcagtacttcctcaCAATGGGGCATATGCATAATCTCAATAACATGTAATAATTTGTTATCTGTGCGCTATATGTCCCGAAGCAACACATAGCCTCTGAGTTACGCCATAGAGGTGGGCATTGCATAAATTTGGAAGATTAGGAggaattgttttcttttctttattagggGGTAGGCGGGGGTGGGCTGGGCTGAGTGGGTAAAACCCAAATACGAATACGGCACAGGAACCCTTGCCGCGAACAAGCAatgctgttgccgtcgtggggaAGTGGCCTGTCCGTGTGTTGGACGAACGCGGCCACGATATTTAAACCGGTGGTCACGAGGCCGGCCCAGTGTCGTCTGCCCACAGCATGCCGGTAGTCAGCAAACGGGCTCGCCATTTGTAAAAGCTAAGCCCAGCCCAAGCCAGATAGCTGTGTTCGGGCCAGTCTACTTTTTAACTGACCATGGGCGTAAGCCCGATCAACcatcgagcccccccccccccttctttttttgcttaagccatgctaccccatcttagcttaatatgatgatgcggtgcagccaacgacTGCTCAACTGAGAGACTGGCCACTCAGGAGTTAAAGATTCTGGGATGACTCGCCAAATCGAAAGACACCAGAGGTGTTTACATTAAACGCATTTCCGTCGACTTGCATAATGAATTGCATTTTGTTCGGTTGCTGGTTGTCATGGCACTTCGGCGATAAAAAcactgtaacagtgcaggataatTTTATTTCCCTGGTGCATTTTGGAAACTAGCCATGTCGCGGGtactggaaaaagaaagacgacgcattgtagatctgtgcctacaaaactattctcaacgcgttatatcggagatgacaaaaaggccactgaaaactgCAAATAGAATCGTCTAGGCTTACAAGAAGGAtggaagaattgcggatgctccccgtaaagcccggcaaagagtgacgattgtagcggcggctgctgcaaacccgaccTCCACCGTTCaagaaattaagaacagcctcaggctgggtgacgtccctgacacgactatcaagcgtcgcctctacgccccagcctaataaagagcgcgaaaaaatgactATTTTCCCTCATCACTTAtgaaaaacatgctaagtgatttatgtggtgagaagcttgtttctgtttatgtacattgattaagcaggctgttcacaagctgtagacgcaaacagctggaaaatgctccagttagtgaagtgcgccttcccgcaatgctgcctcgggcactcagtcacctgggtctagcaaagtgtactttacagcaaagcaagaggcggcgcgctccagcgctgtagcagacgacacggagcACCTCCCCTgagtccgtgtgcgcctgcgccgccgcGCCAGACGCACTGGCGGCCCGCAGAGCATGGCCACGGtaagccgtgttcaccctaagagtggacgagactGTACATCAAATGTCTTCTTTAGGATCGACACCTGGTTAATACTTTTTATAAGGCAAATCTACTGTAACGTGGCTGGTGTGAGGCAAAGAGCACTTTATGTTAAAATGCCTACATTGTCCTCTTAATTGTTCAAATTTAAGTTCAATTAGCAATAATGATAGCTCATCTGAATATTTAAACGAACTTATGATAACACATGCTCACTTGTGGAGGTCGGTGTTCTTATCCAACTTGGCCCTATG
This window encodes:
- the Membrin gene encoding golgi SNAP receptor complex member 2, which translates into the protein MERLYHASNSIVEDIHQCFKRYEVAVGEEAQRIEGIIQEKINELSSNCERLGILANKEPMTRRQHAKMRVDELRYEQKHLQAALGNLQRRRFEREEALQSREELLSKKFSTNDARDTAINIDESLQFHSRAQSANRNVDDLIGSGTSILSNLREQRTTLKGAHRKILDVANTLGMSNTVMRMIERRTYQDKFILFGGMFVTCVVMFLVVKYLT